In Lycium ferocissimum isolate CSIRO_LF1 chromosome 11, AGI_CSIRO_Lferr_CH_V1, whole genome shotgun sequence, a single genomic region encodes these proteins:
- the LOC132037892 gene encoding UPF0051 protein ABCI8, chloroplastic-like, with product MASFLANGISCFSPQPITELPKGSHFLQKSTTPRNPNSRNLKVKSAKLSYEEATIENQGKQSSISTSNENDQLNKFLKRDYKWGFNQEIDSFSLPKGLNQETVKLISAKKNEPNWMLEFRLKSYDKFLKMNEPKWSDNKYPEISFQDICYYSEPKKKPTLNSLDEADPELIKYFDKLGISLNEKNRLANVAVDAVLDSVSIATTHRKTLEKSGVIFCSISEAIREYPDLVKKYLGRVVPPEDNFYAALNSAVFSDGSFVYIPKNTRCPMQISTYFRINAMETGQFERTVIIAEEGSFVEYLEGCTAPSYDTNQLHAAVVELYCHEGAEIKYSTVQNWYAGDEEGKGGIYNFVTKRGLCAGARSKISWTQVETGSAITWKYPSVVLEGDESVGEFYSVALTNNYQQADTGTKMIHKGKNTRSRIISKGISAGHSRNCYRGLVQVLSSADNAKNSSQCDSMLIGDTAAANTYPYIQSKNPTARIEHEATTSKIGEDQLFYFQQRGIDYERAMAAMISGFCRDVFNELPDEFGAEVNQLMSLKLEGSVG from the exons ATGGCTTCTTTTCTTGCAAATGGAATCTCATGTTTTTCACCTCAACCCATAACTGAACTCCCAAAAGGGTctcattttttgcaaaaatcaaCCACCCCAAGAAACCctaattcaagaaacttgaaggtCAAATCTGCAAAACTAAGCTATGAAGAGGCTACTATTGAAAACCAAGGTAAACaatcttcaatttcaacttcaaatgaAAATGACCAACTTAATAAATTCTTGAAAAGAGATTATAAATGGGGTTTCAATCAAGAAATAGATTCATTTTCATTACCAAAAGGACTTAATCAAGAAACTGTTAAGCTTATATCTGCTAAGAAAAATGAACCAAATTGGATGCTTGAATTTAGATTAAAATCATATGATAAGTTTCTTAAAATGAATGAACCTAAATGGTCTGATAATAAGTACCCTGAAATTAGTTTTCAAGATATTTGTTATTATTCTGAACCTAAAAAGAAACCAACTTTAAATAGTCTTGATGAAGCTGATCCTGAACTTATTAAGTATTTTGATAAATTGGGTATATCGTTGAACGAAAagaatcgattagctaatgttgcgGTTGATGCTGTTCTTGATAGTGTATCTATAGCTACAACACATAGGAAGACTTTAGAGAAATCAGGTGTGATCTTTTGTTCCATATCCGAGGCGATTAGGGAGTATCCGGATTTAGTTAAGAAGTATTTAGGGAGAGTTGTGCCCCCGGAGGATAATTTTTACGCGGCTCTGAATTCGGCTGTGTTTAGTGATGGATCATTCGTGTATATACCTAAGAACACTAGGTGTCCGATGCAAATCTCGACTTATTTTAGGATAAACGCGATGGAAACCGGACAGTTTGAGAGGACTGTGATAATTGCGGAGGAAGGGAGTTTTGTGGAGTATTTAGAAGGGTGTACTGCGCCTTCTTATGATACGAATCAGTTACATGCCGCTGTGGTGGAGTTGTATTGCCACGAAGGTGCGGAGATTAAGTATTCGACCGTGCAGAATTGGTACGCGGGGGACGAGGAAGGTAAAGGAGGGATTTATAATTTCGTTACGAAGAGGGGACTTTGTGCTGGGGCTCGGTCGAAGATTTCGTGGACGCAAGTGGAGACGGGGTCTGCTATTACTTGGAAGTATCCGAGTGTTGTGTTGGAAGGTGATGAATCAGTTGGTGAATTTTATTCTGTTGCGTTGACGAATAATTATCAGCAGGCGGATACGGGGACGAAGATGATACACAAAGGGAAGAATACAAGGAGTAGGATAATTTCAAAGGGTATTTCAGCGGGGCATTCTAGGAACTGTTATCGAGGATTAGTTCAGGTGTTGTCCAGTGCAGACAATGCTAAGAACTCGTCTCAGTGTGACTCGATGCTCATTGGGGATACTGCTGCAGCCAACACTTATCCATACATTCAG AGCAAAAACCCAACCGCCCGCATCGAACATGAAGCGACCACGTCAAAGATTGGTGAAGATCAGTTATTTTATTTCCAACAGAGGGGAATCGACTATGAGAGAGCGATGGCTGCGATGATTTCGGGTTTTTGTAGGGACGTTTTCAACGAACTTCCCGATGAATTTGGTGCTGAAGTGAACCAGCTGATGAGCTTGAAACTTGAAGGATCTGTTGGTTAA